The sequence TTCGGACGAGCGTTAACGTGTTCCTATACTGTGCTCAAGCTTACTGTGTGAATCTTTAACCGAGCTCAACACACAGTGTCGACTGTTTTTTAGCGTTAAATCCGTGCATCTTGCATTTTTAACCGCTTTGGTTTTTGCGTGTTGTACAAACCCACAGCCATGCCTAAAAGGAGCAAAGTAAGTAGCGCATTGGTTTCCTAATTTATCGAGGCACCATCTTTAATATAACATGCagtttaaaaaagcaaaagagCAATCAAAAGAATAGTGCATGTGCAATAGTGCACTTTGCATGCAAATGTGCTCATTTGTATCCAATTGCAGAAGTATTCGtgcatttttgtttgcatattcTTGTTTTAATAAACGCGTGTTTTGATTTGAGAGCGCGagactgagattttttttctctatcgTTAATTAAAAACCAGATTAATTTTCATGCATGAGCGGGATGTGGAGTATaatttgtgcatgtgtatgtgtcgtgtttttgtttacaaatagaTGAAGTCTCTGTCTACATGCATCAGACAAAGGGGGTGTAACGATATTAGTTTCCGTTTATGTGCAGCTTATACAGTCGCGCAACCTGAAGGCTGTCGCGCGCAGGGCATCAAATCAAATTGTTGCATggaatatttatgtatttatctgtctcgtgcagtttttattttagtgggGTTTGCTGTAATTGCACGTAAATGTCTTTGTAAAGGCTCGAGGTTTTAAGTGTCATGGCTGCCCTTACAACCCCGATGATTTAAACTCGCTTGGGGTCTGAAAACACAGTGACAGACGGTGCAATATTTTATCCTGCAGATCATAGTTGTGTATTAGGGATTTAATTCGTGCATTAGGGTTTTAGTGCATGATTGCGTCTCGATATATTTGATCGTGCAAGTGCAAGATTATGCAATGGCGGTATTCTTGCACATCATAGCGCCACTGTTTGGTGTTTCCTATTATTCTGGTATattctgtagtgttttttttttctctcggcTGTGCATCTCGGGATGTTGTGTTTGAAAGCGAATGGCGGGAATGTCATGAAGCGGGGTCGACGGGGCGAGAGCAAATCTCCATTAATCAGCGTTGAATGAGTCGGTGTGCGTGAAGGGGGCGGAGGCGCGCAAGAGTGCAATAAAAATGGACCGAGCAGCACAGTATTGGAGAACGGAAGCAGGACATAAACATTGATGAAttgctgtctgtgtgtttgagagtcgttactttaaaaaataatccacTCACAGTACGAAACGCAGAGCAACCATGTCCGAACCCCGAGCAAATGACTCATGATCCGattcgtgtgtgtgtttttgagtgttttttttaaagtatgataCGTACGAGCCCCAAACGAATGACTCAAATGATCCGATTCTTTTTAAATAAGCCGACTCTTTCTTAGTGAATCAATAATATACAACTATTATTCCAGTTCTCTATGGAATGGTTTTTATTAGCTAATGAATCTAATAAATCAATTAGGGCGGTTACTAAATTCACAGTTGTTGATAAACTGATTCACTTTCGAAACCACTAGTTATTTACTTTGGTCATGTCCGATTGGAAAGGAATCAAGAACTGCTTCTGTGTTATGTTGTACTTATAGCTCGTTTAAATTATGTAGGAACTTACTGACTGGTTATTCATGCCAACGTGGCTTTATTCGAATTATGGCATGATTTTtaataagtaatgttttattaaaataaataagtgaagGAGATCTGGTACCacgtgttttgtttgttttggtatttTAACCAATTATTGTCTGGCCTCTAGAATTATGTAAAGTCTATGAAAAGTCTGTAAACATCTTCTGCAGTTGTATTAAATTGATTTCTCTTCTGTTAAAACCTGAACTTATCTCATTTGAAGAAATATTCTGTTTTTCCCTCAAAATACGTCTTCTCAAAAGTACTAAAAGATTTGTTAAGGAGGAATCagaatcaaaaataaatgaaatttatacAATTCCCTGATGAGCTAGACGTTTTagctaaattttatttatttattgcaattttcTACATAAATCTTGCGTTATAAAGATGCATCTGTTATAAATTACACTGATGGACttgagaataatttttttttctttcccaataGGCGAACAATGATGCTGAAGTCACTGAGGTAAGCAGATCTCACTTCTTATTGCACGgaaataaagtttaataataaaataaatattttattgcatctGAATAAGGTACATGTtttaaacttgttattactttgCAGCCTAAAAGAAGGTCGGAGAGGTTGGTAAATGTGAGTATTCATGTTCTACTTTTATATAAAGTTCTCATTCATTCAACAGATATGGCAATTATTTATATACTCTATTTATTAATTGATGTACTATAACGTCTTCATTTTTAGAAACCGGCACCCCCAAAGGCAGAGCCTAAGCCAAAGGTAACAAAAGTCTTTAATTAAAAAGAACGATAAAAGCCTAGATGAAGTTCTAAATTATAACTtggcaataatattaaaaatgaatttaacacaTTGTAGAAGGCGGCTGCCAAGCCTAAGAAAACAAAGGAACCCAAGGAGCccaaggaggaggagaagaaagaggaggTGCCCGCAGAAAACGGAGAAACAAAAGCTGACGAAGAGGTAACATAGTCATATACTGGCAAATCTTCCATATAAAacctaaaaagtaactaaataagaAGAGGAGGTGCCCGCAGAAAACGGAGAAACAAAAGCTGACCAAGTCATATACTGGCAAATCTTCCATATAAAacctaaaaagtaactaattggaTAAAGTAGAATGCTTCAAGAAGGGAGAAGACGGGGAATAACTTTGCCGGGGTCTCATCTTTTACCAGCACTCCCTGTACCTCTTTTCTTGTACAATTCAGGGGAATATTTTTATCTACTATTTTCTAAAGGCAGGTTTTTTAGTAGTTTGATTGTAGAGACACATTTTTTATGgaagaaaagaaacattttgaaagtgatttcatCATATCCAGCATTTTTACATTGGGCAGAAAAAACTACCGTCATCGTAAATGTCGACAGgcgtttttttcccccccctctCTGCTCTCGCTTTCAAAGTGTGAGGTAGAGGGGAAGGTTGTGGGCATGTCGTTTACACAGACAGCTGGACATCTTACCGAGCTTGTCCGAATGACTAACATTCCATTGGCTCTATGTGTTGTTTTGAATGGATGGGATTGTTTTgggtatgttttgtgtgtgtgtaacctgtAATGTGTGTTTGGGGTGGGAGGGGTGGGCAAATAActcattgtttattgtttataatgcGAAAGATTACTTGTAGAACGTTTGTAAGTTGTGTTCCATATGTTAACTGCAGTTCTCCATAATCATTTCTGCTAAATAAACAGTTTCTCTAGTACTGGAGTTCATGTCAGGCCTGTGCTTCGTGTGTATTGATTTTGTCTCTTCTGTGATAGTACCGCAATAAATTTGTAAAACTGCTGTGAAAAAGATTTTTGGGGCTCGGAGTCGATTTTAGTCATGTTTGTGTTTTGGAGACGTTGGATGAATTTGTATGAATATCTATGGATTGTTTGATATTCTTTAGCATTTTTCAAATGGAAAATTCGAGACAAACGAGTCATTACGTGTAAAATCTCTTTAGTTGTAAAGCGTTCTGACCAGCAGTAGCATTATTTTTGTGGGACTTAGATATCAAGTATAAATGTACAGTTTCTTTTGATCATTGTTTATAGATGTATCTCTGTGTGGTATGGTTCGATAAAACAAGCCAATATTATGGTTCAGTTGTGTTAtggttttatacatttgatttttgaaGTTACATTCATTACTGTAGGTGTAGTTATACTTGCATTGTTTTAAAAGATTGATATATTCAACTGGGTGATTATGTACCatggtatatttcaaataataccATTGTATTACATAGGGTTATTACAGTCACTAAAACCATAGTTGTTactgaaaacaaattttaaatgtatatatatatatatatatatatatatatatatatatatatatatataacagataacagaatatacacacacacacatatatatattatatatattagatatacacactatatatatatatatatactatatatatatatatatatatatatatatatatagaacaaaatatacaaatatttatgaaactacaatagtatctcaTTGATATTAAAGTTATactggtattaccatggtacatgcTCAAATATAGAATATTTTACTACAGAACTTTTAGTTAGTCTGTTGATTTTTGTGCTTAATTTGCACGTTTCTACTTTTTCATGACTAGATGTCTAGAAGTTTGTTTCAGGtaaaacatttattcatctgTATGTAGCCTATGAACAAAAGTaatatgtatttgttattttatgtcaaaataattccttttttagctaaaattacatttctttggtATGGAGAGTAATCATTCCACAAGTAGGCCTATTCGAAGATCTGCTTTTCAGTTCCTTTCAAGAACATTTCAGGTTGTATTTTGATGGGTCTGACAGTACtctgacagtttttatttttatctaataaaagTTGTTTATGTGTAAAGATATAAATGCAGTGGCAGCAAGTTTATATCTATGACTGGTCTATTTCTCAtactttattcatttaatatgacAGATGAATATGCACATGCACAAACCCATTTACATGTTATTACTCAAAAACAGCCTTGTACCTATGAGTATCTTAAATTACCAAATCAGATGTGAGGCAGATGGATCCACGCTCATAAACAGCACCTGTTGGCACAGGATGTGACATCAACAGTCACTCTGTTCCtacacaaaaacagagaaaatgtctAATAAGATAAATGGATGAGCAGTTGCCCACCATGTGTGATCTTAACCCCAGACCCCACCCAAACTTTCTCTGACTGTGATGACCTAGAAAACGTTTGccataaaggtttttgtttatattctaACACACTTCAGCTTAAGGCAAGGGAGTGTCATAGCTTTGTGCTTAGTGCCACATTCCTGCTATTTCTAATGTTGGTTTGTAAAGCTAATGCTGTTGGCTAGAATCCCTTATGAACATTTGTCAAagagatgaaaaacaaacatatCTGTACAGGAGACTTACATAAAACATGAGGAAATAAGGGAACTTGTTTGTCCTTGATTGACTCATTGATTTTGCACAAGGCATTTGTCAGATCAAGTGCTGAAATGAAATCTAACTGGGGTGTTCGCACGAGAGGTGAAATCCCAAGCCACAGCCGATCTCCGCATATTTACAAACTGGGAAACGTTAGTTAGGCTAATTACTTATGTTTtggtaatattttgttaattaattgtgtttttgtttttttttgagtgcgTTTTCTCAGGAGCTTATGCTGATATattaaatagtgttgtgtgtgtgtgtgtgtgtgtgatggtgttcAGTGATGCGCGGCTCGTGACTCTTGCTGCAGCGCTCGCACGCGCTCTACAGACGCAGCGTCAACACATGGTCTGCTGTCGGAGCAGCGTTTAATGTTCAGCACCAACGATTTGaacatttacagaaaaatgtggtgagacttttataatatattatcaaaAGAATTTTGTAATCGTTTCTAATATACATGTActttaacagtaaaataatttagGCAAACGTATCTGTCTTTCTATATaagtgattgtttgttttttaaataaagcatatataaagtttttatttttaaatacatttttctatttatttttgataaagttttttataaaatattttgagttaaattatataattttgtatattttttatttaaatttattgttacagtattgtgatatatatttttatagtatttaatttgTATTGGCATGACAGATATATGGAAACCCACCAcggaattaaaaaaagaagaagaagaggtgaTTGTggcttttatctcacaattttgaattctgactttttatctcacagttctaaATTGATATCTTGTAAATCTGATTttgccaattttttattttttttttttagatataaattcagaattgcaaaatatcaactcagaattgcgagatataaactcgcaattgggAAATATAAACCCACAAGACTGAATTTTGAGATTAAAAGtgacaattacctttttattttttaatctgtggcagaaaaaaaaacaaccaaaaaaaaaaaaattgtcgagatgtaaactcagaattacaagaaataaagtctgaattgtgagactTAAACTCCAGAGTTTGTCTTGcagatctgactttttttttctcagaattgtgaattgAAATATAAGCTCAGAAttgtgatgtatatatatatatatatatatatatatatatatatatattgagatataaactcagaattgcaaaatatcaACTCAGAATTCTGTGTTGGCATAACATAAACTGTGATTCTTGTTTCATTGCAGGCAGATTTCAATggctcatttatttgatcaaaaatatagtaataatgtaaaatattattaccgtttaaaataattgttttctgttttaaaatattttatcttaaaatatttaaatatatatatatatatttaatattacaatatttaaaaatatttgatttataatttatacttgTAATGTTAGAGCTAAagttcagcagtcttcagtggcacatgatccttcagaaatcattctaacttGTTAATTCTCTCCTCCATCTTTGTGTGCTCAGTTTTCAAGACCAACTGTCGGTCACTCACAGATGTATTAATGTAGATGGGCAGCTGTATTTACTGTTTCTTGTGCTGCCAGCAGGCTGTGGTCCATGAAACAGAGGGAGTGCTGGGATACATCTACTGTGATTTCTTCCGCAGACTTGATAAACCTCACCAGGTACAGCTGTCTGCTCTTGACTGATTCTGTACAATGCTGATATTTTCAGGTTGTATATGTGGCTGTTTTGGATTGATTCTGTACAATGCTgacactaattccattcaaaaagtgaaacttgtatattatattcattcattacacagagactgatatattt is a genomic window of Cyprinus carpio isolate SPL01 chromosome B10, ASM1834038v1, whole genome shotgun sequence containing:
- the si:ch73-1a9.3 gene encoding non-histone chromosomal protein HMG-like; translation: MPKRSKANNDAEVTEPKRRSERLVNKPAPPKAEPKPKKAAAKPKKTKEPKEPKEEEKKEEVPAENGETKADEEVT